Genomic window (Culex pipiens pallens isolate TS chromosome 3, TS_CPP_V2, whole genome shotgun sequence):
CATCGGCCACCACCTTGTTCCGGCCAAAGTCCTCAAACATTGTGTACCCTCCGCCACCTCCAGTCATATGAGAGTTGGCCGCCACGCGGTAGTATTTGAAGGGATCCAGCGGATCATATCGAGGAACCAAGCAATCACTGCAGCGAACATTGACCGATTGAACTCGGGATCCGCGTGGTTCCGTCATATTGTACACTACTTGCAGTCCGGATATCTGGATGTTGGAGTTGGATGCCCCGTGTTCGAGGACCTGGAGCAGACGATCTCCTCGCAATTCCACTATATCAACAGTATTTTCAAACGGGATAACTTCGATGAGTCCTTTGTATGTGAGCTCTCCTTTAGCCAAGCTGACTCTTATACCACCTGTGTTTGAGAGTCCGATCGCTGCGTACGTCCAATGGCCTGGTTCCGCCAAGTATGTGCACGAATCTACGTATGCGTCCGAGATGAGGTTTCCCAGCGCACATTCCCTAAAGTTGCACCCACTTTGAGGGAGATCTGTCAAAGTTGCTCCAACGATGCGATTACCTAGCTCATCAACTGACTGCTTCCATGGAATCAGCGCTTCGTGAATCTCTCGATCAGGTATAACTTCTGGACCAAGGTAGTACGGATTACCATCCCATCGTTGAATTATCCCTTGATCGTCAAAGTACATCACAATATCCCCTACAAGTTTTGTGTACGCGGCTGCCTGGACAATCAAAACCCTGTGACCTCCTTGTTGTGTCACCACCGTTGGATAGTCTCCATGTATCGTTCCCGGAATACCCGGGTTATCTCCACTGTACAGAAACGAGTGCGAATGTCCTCCAACGATGATGTCAATGTTCTCTCCCCCTTCGGCTGCTATCCTCTTGTCAACATCAACTCCACAGTGCGAAAGCACAATGATGATGTCAATCCCTTCGTCTTTCAACTTCTGAGCTTCAGCCTTAACACTTGACGGTTCGTCGAGGAAACGAAGCTTTCCAGAACTTGATATGCTCGAAGTGCTCTGCAGAATAACCCCAATAATCCCGATCGTTTTCCCGCCACGCTCAATGCGCATCGATTTTTCGTACTTCACAAACTCCGGTTCGTCGCTACTGTCCACGTTGCACAGCAAAATCGTCGAGTTGATCGTTTCCAAGAATGGGACAACGCCAGCAACTCCGTTGTCGAATTCATGGTTACCGATGGTCTAGAACAAAATATCGTCAAATATTgagtatgttttcaaaatcatacCCACCATGGCATCCGCCGGCAGCATGTTCAGAAACCTGGAAGTCACATTCCACCGATACAGATTGTACCACAGCGTTCCCTGAAAGTTATCGCCAGCATTCAGGAAGATCGCATTCTCCCTCGTCGCCAACAGCTCCTTGACGGCCGTTACGGTGCGTGCATAACCACCGATGCAGACATCGCCGACCTCCGGGTTGCAAACGGTCCCGGCGTAGTTGGTCTCGTCGAATCGCGCGTGGAAATCGTTCACGTGGATGATCGATAGTGGGAACAACTCCTGGCTGAACCCGTACGATACCGCCACAGCAGTCAAAACGAGAACAATTTGTCCAACAGACATCGTATTTCGGACGAGTGCAGTTGTAAACTGATTGGCCCGCCGTTGTCTCCGTCTCGGAATGGTGTCCAATCTGTCTAAATTGCGGGGCTTTACGACCTCGGCCGGCGGATGGCGATAATCAGGCAAATTTGAAGAGGTTTCACCCCACATTTGCTACGATTTTGGGCGAGGCTTTCTAAAAAGTGCTTCAGGCGTCGTTTAAATCCAATAAACTCTCAACATCGATGACGATGACAAGAGAATTTAGCGACAGTGATAACGATTCTCTGTTGGCCATTCTGCGGACATCATCGGAACATCACAGAGTGTGACCGATAGTGAATCTTAAATTTGTCCTTCGAACAGTACGGAGAAAGATTGGGAAACCTCCCAAACAGCACGTTGTGTAGGGGGTTGTACTGTTTGAAGAATGTCTCATAGAAGATTACACGCATCGACGACGCCGGAGACAGTTCAGGGCGCCGAAAAGTGATAAACGCGTCATGTACTTTATCTGTCCATTGTCTCTGGATTGATTTCAATTGGTTTCCACACTGTCACGAATTGCCAAAATGGGCGTAATTTGGACCATAGACTGTGATATTCCAGCTTGATTCTTCACTTCAGTGACCTCATGATAAACACacattatagaaaaataaatggTAAATTggtaattgaagaaaaaatcgttcggtatgcaatataaaaatcattttacttAGAAAGTCTTAGTTTCAATTATGAGAAACACCAAAACTGCCATATTTGTCGTTGCCTGTCGCCAAAATAGACTGGTGAAGAAGTGCTAACCAATTCGCAATAATCAGCTGTAAACTTAAGTCCCCCTCATTCCAAAATTAAGGCTCGTCGCAAATAGTCAGCAGTCTGCTTAGAGAGGTAGGAAGGTAGGTGGTCGTCTTCGTTCTCGCCATTCCCCGTCCAACGCAAACACAATAAATGATAAAACAAGATTGAGCTGAGTTTCCCCGTCTACTCAATCGGTTGGTTGGCTCAGGGCCTCGAAGTTCAGTTGTAGGCTGTCTGCGGTGCGGTACGGGTCGTCATCTCGTCAAAGTCGAAGAGCTAAGCGCTGTAGTTGCGAAGATGCGGTTGTTCGTGTTGCTGGGTTTGGTGGCCCTGGTGCTGGTGGGAACGGCACGTGGTCAGGGCAATTTGTACGAGCTATCGATAGTGCACATTAACGACTTTCACGCGCGCTTCGAGGAGGTCAACGCGGCCAGTGTGTCCTGCAATCGGGAAGGTGGCGACACTTGCGTGGGAGGATACGCCAGGACGATGACGGTGCTGAAGAAGCTGCTGGCGGAACGGAACAATCCGTTGTACTTCAACGCCGGGGATAACTTCCAGGGCACTTTGTGGTACAACATCCACCGATGGAACGCCACCGTTGAGTTTTTAAACATGCTTCCAGCGGACGCTATGACCATTGGAAATCATGAGTTTGATCATGGAGTTGAGGGTGtggttccatttttgaacaacatCAACTCCCCAGTGCTTCTTGCAAACGTAGACAACAGCGAGGAACCCGAgttcaacaagtttcaaaaatccatGATGATTGAACGCAACGGCAGAAAGATCGGCATCATCGGGGTCATCCTGAAAACCACCGACAACATCGCCAATACTGGCAAGCTAAAATTCTCCGACGAATCGGAAACCGTAAAAGCCGAAGCAGAGCTTCTGAAGCAACAGGGTGCCGACATCATCATAGTCCTGTCGCACTGTGGCCTCGACGTGGATGAGATTATCGCCGCCAACGCTGGACCAGACATCGACATCATCGTTGGAGGTCACTCGCATACCTTCCTGTACACCGGGGATCACCCCGACATCCCTGGAACATCCCAAGGGGAATACCCCACGGTGGTCACGCAACAGGGTGGCCACAAGGTGTTGATTGTGCAGGCCGCAGCGTACACCAAGTTTGTCGGAGATATTGTACTGTTCTTCGACGAGGCTGGCATCATCCAGCGCTGGAGCGGTAATCCTTTCTATTTGGGAGCTGACGTAGTGCCGGGTGAGTACGAGCTGTGTGGGTGAAGAGGGATGAGTACCGACCGGTTTTGTTTGGACAGGTTGGCGAGAGTTcaagttgagatttttttttgggatggcAAATTTCGCAAAAGAACAGTTATGATTTTTAACTAGGTGCGTATCAAATTAATATTTTCGATGGATATAAATGTAATTGCTACGTAATATGTTATGAACTATGTTTTAAATGAGAATATATAGCAAATGGTTTTGTTAATTGAATAGGCTGGAgcaagtattttttaaagtttaagtcatctccttcaaaattggccaaaataataggggacgaaaaaatattctcaaggaacataaaaattttaatggaaataacaGTGTTATCAACTgataacaatttgaaaaaaaaaaatgtctgagtTTCAGTGATATTTTAGTGCTTTTATGTAATTGTTAAACGACTGTTATAGTTTATAATgcctgtaaattcaattttcttttatcTATTATTTTTGCCATTTCAACCTGATTCACAGTCGAGGAATATAAACTACTAAATATAATTGTAACTACCTCAGTTTGTTTGCCATTAAATtgtggtttaaaaaaagaacCAGCCACATTTAAACACGTCATTTGATAACAGTTGATTAAACAACTGAGGACACAAATTAACAAGCTCTCAATTCTGCAAAATCACTTTGAACGATCGCCTAAGAggagaggtgggcaaaaccgctcttttttaggagccgctcattttcgttcgctcataaaaaagagccgctcttttgaacagctctttcgctctttttcaaaattttgatgaaaatattgttttaagaatcgtatgattttaaaagttatttcacactggacttttacaaattatttgataaaattaaaactgaaaacgagaagatgtccTTGAtgtcttggcggtctctatgtcaagatttctactcgaacctaaacattcgagtaattgaatggcatccaaacttaaatctaggattggaaaaattgctattaattttaaaattgcgtttatttctgcaagaattgaactaatgctgatattttatttggagaaaacattctttgaactcttttctacattctgatttaattgaTAAAGTCTATTAACGCTAAAGTTGATTTGgacagaaggttttttttttcaaaatctctgAACTATTCAGaagatttttgataatattatgcaatttgaaatgctacAATTTGTATTCCAGTAGTACTTTAATTTATAATCAGTTGTaaagtgaaaaatattttcatgttgttaaaaaaatcattttttttgttttttataggcattgaaatatttgagattgcattttcaattctcaaaaacaaatttaatactacattttttggaaattcaataaattatatttataacaaaaatcatgccatgttgagccggttctttcaaaagactgaagtttaaaaaagaaccgcggtttttttgtgagccacggttctttcgctcttttcagtgaatcggctctttgagcggctcgctcttttttgcccacctctacctaAGAGTAACACTTGCATAAACAACACAGTTGGGGGATTGCATTAAAGTAATTCTGCAAATTGGCAGAGTTTGTGTGAActtacatttatttatttatcatattttatGATACACCATTGCTtactgcccattttttttcgaaataaaaaaaaaggttaaattgTTCGTGCAAACTGGgagcaaactaaaaaagtgactCATCACCGGGGGTTGAGCGTATTATGAACTGGCTATAGGTTGACATCAAGGTTCTGACACAGGCATGCATTTAACCAGACCTTAACTAATAAATTTGtctaattataattataatgtGCCAATGCTAAAGTgcaaacaagcagtctatcctgctcacggcAGTTAATGTTTACACTAGGAATGAGCAGGATAAATTGTTTTCACTTCAGCAATGACCCAACTCCATTTTGttttcctgtattttttttaaaataacgtgctacagaaaaaaaacaccacGCGTCTCCATTGCGTTcacattaaattttcacaactCAACTTTCGCTTCTGACGCCACACAGATCCGGAAGTGGTGCAGGCGCTGATCCCGTGGAAGGTGGCCGTCGACGAGCAGGGAAATCGCAGGGTTGGATCGGCCGCCGTTGATTTGCTCAAGTCCAGCTGCAACTACGCCGAGTGCAACCTGGGCAGCTTCATTGCGGATTCGATGGCCGCGGCGTTCGTTCCGCTGGCCGAACCCGGCCACTGGACGTACGCGGCGATTGCGGTGGTGGCCGTCGGGGGCATCCGGGTTAGCATGTTTCGGGGAGGTTTGTTATTTGAAGGTGGTGGGTTTCCCTATTATGGTTTAATGCCTCTTCTTTTTCTGCAGACCTCAACTTTAAGAGTTTAATCGAAGTTATTCCGTTTGAAAATTCGCTGGTTTGCGTCGAGTTGCGCGGTGATCACCTGCTTGGAGTGATGGAGTACGCGGTGGAAAAGTCCTGGGACGAAGATCGGTTCAACGGTGCCAACATGCTTCAAGTGTCCGGACTGCGGGTCGAGTACAACGTAACCAAGCCCATCGGAGAACGCGTACTAGCCCTGGAGGTGCTGTGCGCCGACTGCATGGTACCCCGCTACGAACAGCTGCAACCGTTGAAGTACTACCGAGTGGTCACGAATTCCTTTATCGCTGGAGGGGGTGATGGATTTTCGATTTTCCCGCAACATGGTCGCAACAAGCGGATTGGACCGGTTGACATTCAAGCATTTGAAGATTACGCCAAGATTCGTTCGCCGATTGTGCAGGGCATCGACGGGCGGATTAAGGTGCACACTTAAATTGGATTAGTGGAGAGTGAGGAGAATGTAATCTGATTGTACTTAGTAATACGTTGTTGGAATTGTTTAGGGGTTAAGGAGTTGATAAGATAAATCCTATGTTTTTACGTTATtgaagagaaaataaa
Coding sequences:
- the LOC120420686 gene encoding apyrase-like, with translation MRLFVLLGLVALVLVGTARGQGNLYELSIVHINDFHARFEEVNAASVSCNREGGDTCVGGYARTMTVLKKLLAERNNPLYFNAGDNFQGTLWYNIHRWNATVEFLNMLPADAMTIGNHEFDHGVEGVVPFLNNINSPVLLANVDNSEEPEFNKFQKSMMIERNGRKIGIIGVILKTTDNIANTGKLKFSDESETVKAEAELLKQQGADIIIVLSHCGLDVDEIIAANAGPDIDIIVGGHSHTFLYTGDHPDIPGTSQGEYPTVVTQQGGHKVLIVQAAAYTKFVGDIVLFFDEAGIIQRWSGNPFYLGADVVPDPEVVQALIPWKVAVDEQGNRRVGSAAVDLLKSSCNYAECNLGSFIADSMAAAFVPLAEPGHWTYAAIAVVAVGGIRVSMFRGDLNFKSLIEVIPFENSLVCVELRGDHLLGVMEYAVEKSWDEDRFNGANMLQVSGLRVEYNVTKPIGERVLALEVLCADCMVPRYEQLQPLKYYRVVTNSFIAGGGDGFSIFPQHGRNKRIGPVDIQAFEDYAKIRSPIVQGIDGRIKVHT
- the LOC120420673 gene encoding apyrase-like; this translates as MWGETSSNLPDYRHPPAEVVKPRNLDRLDTIPRRRQRRANQFTTALVRNTMSVGQIVLVLTAVAVSYGFSQELFPLSIIHVNDFHARFDETNYAGTVCNPEVGDVCIGGYARTVTAVKELLATRENAIFLNAGDNFQGTLWYNLYRWNVTSRFLNMLPADAMTIGNHEFDNGVAGVVPFLETINSTILLCNVDSSDEPEFVKYEKSMRIERGGKTIGIIGVILQSTSSISSSGKLRFLDEPSSVKAEAQKLKDEGIDIIIVLSHCGVDVDKRIAAEGGENIDIIVGGHSHSFLYSGDNPGIPGTIHGDYPTVVTQQGGHRVLIVQAAAYTKLVGDIVMYFDDQGIIQRWDGNPYYLGPEVIPDREIHEALIPWKQSVDELGNRIVGATLTDLPQSGCNFRECALGNLISDAYVDSCTYLAEPGHWTYAAIGLSNTGGIRVSLAKGELTYKGLIEVIPFENTVDIVELRGDRLLQVLEHGASNSNIQISGLQVVYNMTEPRGSRVQSVNVRCSDCLVPRYDPLDPFKYYRVAANSHMTGGGGGYTMFEDFGRNKVVADVDINALERFVQKRSPLLYGLEGRVTVVY